Proteins from a genomic interval of Pirellulales bacterium:
- a CDS encoding diacylglycerol kinase family protein has translation MDRLADHQTLPPDADRVLVLANPRAGAASGKRSVDALVAALSRHRLSAEIVPHPNELTDRTAAAQSSGRLRALVGAGGDGTVAELINRAPPGIPITTLPLGTENLLAKYLDMPYAPSEVAEVIAAGAVVRHDAGRAGDRLFALMVSCGFDAEVVRRLHENRQGNISHWSYFKPIWQTIRSYEYPELRIYCDPGRLGENSTPACETLIRARFAFVFNIPRYAFGFQFAPKALGDDGLLDVCTFRHGSFGYGLWYLMNVILQRHPRVTGCSMLRAKRVRIEADEPVPYNLDGDHCGYLPLEIEIVPDRLTLLVPPGWAERRYSRPSVRERTG, from the coding sequence ATGGATCGTCTCGCCGACCATCAAACTCTGCCGCCCGACGCTGATCGGGTGCTGGTCCTCGCCAATCCCAGGGCAGGAGCGGCCTCTGGCAAACGCTCGGTCGATGCGTTGGTTGCCGCATTGAGTCGCCATCGACTGAGCGCGGAGATCGTTCCCCACCCCAACGAACTGACCGACCGCACCGCTGCCGCGCAATCGTCGGGCCGTTTGCGCGCCTTAGTCGGGGCGGGAGGCGATGGCACCGTCGCCGAACTCATCAATCGAGCACCGCCCGGAATCCCCATCACAACGCTGCCGCTGGGGACGGAAAACCTGCTGGCAAAGTATCTCGATATGCCATATGCCCCGTCGGAGGTCGCCGAAGTGATTGCCGCCGGGGCGGTCGTTCGCCATGATGCGGGCCGCGCCGGCGACAGGCTGTTCGCCCTGATGGTAAGCTGCGGTTTCGACGCCGAGGTGGTTCGCCGACTTCACGAAAACCGCCAGGGAAACATCAGCCACTGGAGCTATTTCAAACCCATTTGGCAGACGATCCGTAGTTATGAATATCCCGAGCTACGCATATACTGTGATCCGGGCCGTCTTGGCGAGAATTCCACCCCGGCTTGTGAAACCCTGATTCGCGCTCGATTCGCATTCGTGTTCAATATCCCGCGATACGCCTTTGGATTTCAATTCGCGCCGAAGGCCCTGGGTGACGACGGCTTGCTGGACGTTTGCACTTTTCGCCACGGTTCGTTCGGCTATGGATTATGGTATTTGATGAACGTGATCCTTCAGCGGCATCCGCGAGTCACCGGCTGCTCGATGCTTCGAGCAAAGCGAGTTCGCATCGAGGCCGACGAGCCGGTGCCGTATAATCTCGATGGCGACCATTGCGGCTACCTGCCGCTCGAGATCGAAATCGTGCCCGATCGGCTCACGCTGCTCGTGCCGCCCGGCTGGGCCGAGCGACGCTACTCGCGCCCTTCGGTTCGCGAGCGAACCGGCTAA